The genomic segment GCGCCAGTTGAAGTAACGTACACACCCTCAACCACGGCCTCTAGGTAATCCTTAGTAGTCTCCTGATTAGGCATGCTCTAATTATTCAACTTCTTCTTTATTAAACTTTTCCAGCTTAAGTGCCGTGTAGCGTATTTAAAGTGAAACATTAATCGTCATTGATTTCCTACCTCTAACAACCCTTAGCTTAAACTCCCTCTTACCTTCAATATACCTATTGTATAGGTATGTCTTAAGCCTAACTATTGATGATAACTCAATATCATCTATACTTGTTATGACATCACCCCTCCTTAAACCAGCCTCATCTGCAGGTGAATAGGGTTGAATAGAAACCACTAATACTCCTCTATCCACCGGTAACTTATACTGCCTTGCAAGTATCTTATTAATATCAATACCGTAAATCCCTATCTTAGGCTTCTCAACAACACCCCTACTTATTAATTCACTTATTGATAATTTAGCTAAGTTAATCGGTACAGCGAAGCCTATGTTCTGGGCTCCAGCTATTATAGCTGTGTTTATGCCCACTACCTCCCCATCCAGGTTTACTAATGGTCCACCTGAGTTACCTGGGTTTATTGCCGCATCAGTTTGAATTAAACCCTCAAGCATTACTTCACCAGCCCTTATTGTCCTACCTAAGGCTGATACTATGCCGAATGTTGCGGTGGGTTGATTCATTAAACCCAGTGGATAACCTATTGCAATTACTGGTTCACCAACCATTAACTTATCAGAGTCACCCAGTTTAATTGGGTTAAGCTCACCCTCA from the Caldivirga maquilingensis IC-167 genome contains:
- a CDS encoding S1C family serine protease; amino-acid sequence: MSTNIKELIPSIVNKVSSSIVAIVTAGAVVDEWLNVVPVRGFGTGFAVDKHYVATASHVVSQLGEVTVVTSDGDLFESELVGVDPEVDTAVLRVEGELNPIKLGDSDKLMVGEPVIAIGYPLGLMNQPTATFGIVSALGRTIRAGEVMLEGLIQTDAAINPGNSGGPLVNLDGEVVGINTAIIAGAQNIGFAVPINLAKLSISELISRGVVEKPKIGIYGIDINKILARQYKLPVDRGVLVVSIQPYSPADEAGLRRGDVITSIDDIELSSIVRLKTYLYNRYIEGKREFKLRVVRGRKSMTINVSL